One Hypanus sabinus isolate sHypSab1 chromosome 4, sHypSab1.hap1, whole genome shotgun sequence genomic region harbors:
- the filip1l gene encoding filamin A-interacting protein 1-like isoform X1: protein MTLEERNPSYVEIIKKLELLSLDQRLKKLIEQEKAYQVKKELENVKKIAKLKEELTKLKSFALILVDEQQRLSEQLTQQNQKVQTLSVIAQEAQEKLTASEERATEEEHKVFALEIELQTQTNRFYQEQETTMAKLTNEESQNRQLRLKLATLSRQIDELEETNKSLKKAEEELQDLREKINRGECGNSSLRAEVEVLRKRVLEIEGKDEELLKMEDQCRDLNRKLEKEESHSRNLKTEVEKLKKRIMELEKLEDAFSKSKQECYVLKCNLEKEKNLTKQLANELETLKVRVRELEAIENKLEKTELAMKEDLSKLKTLTVMLVDERKNMAEKVRQTEDKFQNANAQLQTEENKVTVVTEKLIEESKKALKSKAELEEKTYNLTKERDELKKKLKAEEQRGNDLSSKSNLMKKRLQSLEAIEKEYFRNKGKQEYGKSPTCLQKDDNKIRELTHEVERLKCKLKDAQVGEDDLMKTEYDYDSLEHRYSDEQQRLKLMTGELETVKKELARYKLAEKNESTQEQILFDRLSEEQAKSSHLTREVEALKEKIHEYMATEDLLSHFKAEQASMQKKLTQQENRNKELARETENLTKELERYRRFSKSLRPGMNGRRFGEFQLCSKEIQTDAIDNEPPDYKSLIPLAKAVVNGKICTESEETDYSTQDDDQSLQVNYNSLTVNRVNNNKRSWAPSMKNNETYAQNGKTVSKLNGNLAHPGELVLTQKQGQPLHIKVTPDHGQSTATLEITSPTLENSFSYTSTAVIPNCGVPKQRITIIQNASLTPVKSKVMDGCSTPERALSPLSRTTSRSKPRTPDSCGSSTPERTMSPIQIVAVSANSMHSPDRTLSPEPMEAAAAHTIFRVSPERIQGRQIQKSNTSPNVITTEDNKIHIHLGTPHIQTAIPVSRPMSPCSSVQEIRTPAITNGTPNKSTNKITSSITITPTATPAPRHSQITVSNVYD from the exons ATGACACTAGAGGAGAGGAACCCAAGTTATGTGGAGATAATCAAGAAGCTTGAATTGCTCTCTTTAGATCAGAG ATTGAAAAAGCTCATTGAGCAAGAAAAAGCATATCAGGTGAAAAAAGAACTAGAAAATGTCAAGAAAATTGCAAAGTTAAAGGAAGAGCTTACCAAACTGAAATCATTTGCATTGATCCTTGTGGATGAACAGCAACGACTTTCAGAGCAGCTCACCCAACAGAATCAAAAAGTCCAGACGCTATCCGTCATTGCACAGGAAGCTCAGGAAAAGCTAACAGCCTCTGAAGAAAGGGCAACTGAAGAAGAACATAAAGTATTTGCTCTTGAGATTGAACTTCAAACACAAACCAACAGATTTTATCAGGAACAGGAAACAACGATGGCAAAATTGACCAATGAGGAAAGCCAGAATCGACAGCTCCGACTAAAATTGGCCACACTCAGCCGACAGATAGACGAGTTGGAGGAGACTAATAAATCACTGAAGAAAGCGGAAGAAGAACTGCAAGATTTACGGGAAAAAATAAATAGAGGCGAGTGTGGAAATTCCAGCTTGAGGGCAGAGGTAGAAGTTCTACGAAAACGTGTTTTAGAAATAGAAGGAAAAGATGAGGAACTTTTAAAAATGGAGGACCAGTGCCGGGATCTCAACAGAAAATTAGAAAAGGAAGAAAGCCATAGTAGGAATCTAAAAACAGAGGTAGAGAAACTAAAGAAAAGAATAATGGAATTGGAAAAATTGGAAGATGCCTTCAGTAAAAGTAAACAAGAATGCTATGTGCTTAAATGCAAtctggaaaaagagaaaaatctAACAAAGCAATTAGCAAATGAATTAGAGACTTTAAAAGTAAGAGTTAGGGAACTTGAAGCAATTGAAAACAAACTAGAGAAAACCGAATTGGCCATGAAAGAGGACCTAAGCAAGCTTAAAACATTAACAGTAATGCTGgttgatgaaagaaaaaataTGGCAGAGAAGGTGAGGCAaacagaggacaaatttcaaaatGCAAATGCCCAGCTTCAGACAGAAGAAAATAAAGTTACAGTTGTAACAGAAAAACTTATTGAGGAAAGCaaaaaagcactgaaatccaaagCAGAATTGGAAGAGAAAACATATAATTTGACTAAGGAAAGAGATGAGCTTAAAAAGAAGCTGAAAGCTGAGGAACAGCGAGGAAATGACCTTTCATCCAAGTCCAACCTTATGAAGAAGAGACTCCAATCTCTTGAAGCAATAGAAAAGGAGTACTTCAGaaacaaaggaaaacaagagtATGGCAAATCACCTACATGTTTACAAAAGGATGACAATAAAATCAGAGAATTAACTCATGAGGTTGAAAGACTGAAATGTAAATTGAAAGATGCACAGGTGGGAGAAGACGATCTTATGAAGACAGAATATGACTATGactctctggagcataggtacagCGATGAGCAACAGCGGCTAAAATTAATGACAGGAGAACTTGAGACTGTGAAAAAGGAACTAGCTAGATACAAGCTAGCAGAAAAGAATGAATCAACCCAAGAACAAATCCTGTTTGACAGACTCAGTGAGGAACAGGCAAAATCAAGCCATCTAACAAGGGAAGTGGAAGCCCTCAAAGAAAAAATTCATGAGTATATGGCAACTGAAGATTTATTGTCTCATTTTAAAGCAGAGCAGGCATCAATGCAAAAAAAGCTGACTCAACAAGAAAATCGAAACAAAGAACTAGCAAGGGAAACTGAAAACCTTACCAAAGAATTGGAAAGGTACAGAAGGTTTAGCAAGAGTCTTCGGCCTGGCATGAATGGCAGGAGATTTGGAGAGTTCCAACTCTGTTCAAAGGAGATCCAGACTGATGCTATAGACAATGAACCACCTGATTATAAAAGCCTTATCCCTTTAGCAAAAGCAGTAGTGAATGGGAAAATATGCACAGAAAGTGAAGAAACTGATTATAGCACTCAAGATGATGACCAATCATTGCAAGTGAACTATAATTCATTAACTGTGAATAGAGTCAATAATAATAAAAGGTCATGGGCTCCATCAATGAAGAACAATGAAACCTATGCCCAAAATGGAAAAACAGTATCAAAGCTGAATGGAAATCTGGCCCATCCAGGTGAATTGGTGCTTACTCAGAAACAAGGACAACCTCTTCACATAAAAGTTACACCAGATCATGGACAAAGTACAGCTACTCTTGAAATCACTAGCCCCACTTTAGAAAATTCTTTCTCATACACCAGCACAGCAGTCATCCCCAACTGTGGTGTTCCAAAGCAAAGAATTACCATCATACAAAATGCCTCCCTCACACCTGTTAAGTCAAAGGTAATGGATGGGTGCTCCACTCCAGAGCGTGCTTTGTCGCCCCTTAGCAGGACGACATCGAGATCAAAACCCAGAACTCCAGACTCATGTGGTTCATCGACTCCAGAACGAACGATGTCGCCTATTCAAATAGTTGCGGTATCTGcaaattccatgcactcaccggaTCGAACGTTGTCCCCTGAGCCAATGGAAGCTGCCGCAGCTCACACCATCTTCAGAGTTTCACCTGAAAGGATACAAGGGCGTCAGATACAGAAGTCAAATACTAGCCCTAATGTAATTACCACTGAAGACAATAAAATCCATATTCACTTAGGTACTCCCCACATTCAAACAGCCATACCCGTTTCAAGACCAATGAGTCCCTGCAGTTCAGTCCAAGAGATCAGAACTCCAGCTATAACTAACGGGACACCAAATAAATCAACCAATAAAATCACCAGCAGCATTACTATCACACCAACAGCCACTCCTGCCCCACGCCATTcacaaattacagtaagtaatgTCTATGATTAA